The following proteins come from a genomic window of Nostoc sp. TCL26-01:
- a CDS encoding type II toxin-antitoxin system HicB family antitoxin — translation MGQLIEWQEVITEGETIEDCRTMLQDATKEMILAYRQQNKEIPTGNSLLEQIPIEV, via the coding sequence ATGGGACAACTGATTGAATGGCAAGAGGTCATCACCGAAGGAGAAACCATAGAAGACTGTAGAACTATGTTACAAGACGCAACAAAAGAAATGATTCTTGCTTATCGTCAGCAAAATAAAGAAATTCCTACGGGTAATTCTCTACTTGAACAAATTCCTATAGAGGTTTGA
- a CDS encoding type II toxin-antitoxin system HicA family toxin, with translation MSVKRKDLIKYLENNGFYLLREGGNHSIYTNDIKTIPVKRHRTKDTLESLKKIADSRDMSCEALLKFYIGQGLRQDIAQLFSNRVLEATAQVLARHIQSEAEISHILQEIRSQTNC, from the coding sequence GTGTCAGTCAAGCGAAAAGATTTAATTAAGTACTTAGAAAATAATGGATTTTATTTGTTAAGAGAAGGCGGCAATCATTCCATCTATACTAATGACATAAAAACTATCCCTGTAAAAAGACATCGCACTAAAGATACCTTAGAATCGCTCAAAAAAATAGCAGATAGTCGAGATATGTCTTGTGAGGCATTACTTAAATTTTATATTGGGCAAGGTTTACGCCAAGATATAGCTCAGTTATTTTCTAACCGCGTACTAGAGGCTACTGCTCAAGTTCTGGCACGACATATTCAATCAGAAGCAGAAATTTCACATATCTTACAAGAAATTCGCTCCCAAACTAATTGTTAA
- a CDS encoding PIN domain-containing protein, translating into MTRVYLDTSIYNRPFDDQTQPKIFLETQAIILILQMIEVRLIELVNSSVLEYENSRNPFVVNQQSMERYLQIATLRVLVDENIKNRAEQLEQQGIKSIDALHVACAEASQSDYLITCDRRLINRCQNLSLTVINPNNFIFEVENGN; encoded by the coding sequence ATGACCAGGGTTTATCTAGATACCAGTATTTACAATCGTCCATTTGATGACCAAACACAACCAAAAATATTTCTGGAAACACAAGCTATCATCTTAATTTTACAAATGATAGAAGTAAGATTAATAGAATTAGTTAATTCTTCAGTTCTAGAATATGAAAATAGCCGTAACCCTTTTGTTGTCAATCAGCAATCAATGGAGCGATACTTACAAATAGCGACATTGAGAGTATTAGTAGATGAAAATATTAAAAACAGAGCAGAACAACTAGAACAACAAGGCATTAAATCTATTGATGCACTTCATGTAGCGTGTGCCGAAGCTTCTCAAAGTGATTATCTTATCACTTGTGATAGGAGACTAATCAACCGATGTCAGAATTTATCACTCACAGTTATCAACCCAAATAATTTTATTTTTGAGGTAGAAAATGGAAATTAA
- a CDS encoding DUF3368 domain-containing protein, whose translation MNLFVESPDDFYIPQSVADEIKAKSDPSSQTVQALINFGSLQVRASKLITLVNSLNQRLGKGKSEAIALAIELNTDCVLLDDSTARREARRLGLNIKGTLAVIKKLSKDGKISIESLDELYQQLMQIEFRVKRSLFDNIFSED comes from the coding sequence TTGAATCTGTTTGTTGAATCTCCTGATGATTTCTACATTCCTCAATCTGTAGCGGATGAAATCAAAGCTAAATCAGATCCATCTAGCCAAACTGTTCAAGCTTTGATTAACTTTGGTAGTCTTCAAGTCCGAGCATCCAAGTTAATAACCCTTGTCAATAGTTTAAATCAACGCTTGGGCAAAGGCAAATCAGAAGCTATTGCTTTGGCAATTGAGTTAAACACAGATTGTGTCTTGTTAGATGACTCAACAGCCAGAAGAGAAGCCAGAAGACTCGGTTTAAATATCAAAGGTACGTTAGCTGTTATCAAGAAATTGAGCAAAGATGGCAAAATCAGCATTGAAAGCTTGGATGAGCTTTATCAACAACTCATGCAAATTGAGTTTAGAGTTAAAAGGTCTTTGTTTGATAATATTTTTTCTGAAGATTAA
- a CDS encoding type II toxin-antitoxin system PemK/MazF family toxin produces MTLSKGDIILTQFPFTDLSQTKLRPAVILWVDSIKDEITLCFISSQNVNNLTSEEFAILDSDPDFVKTGLRISSKVRVTRIATLNRLLVVRRLGQLTTQQIQKLNEIMIQAFQLL; encoded by the coding sequence ATGACTTTGAGCAAGGGTGATATCATTCTAACTCAATTTCCCTTCACAGATTTAAGCCAAACAAAATTGCGTCCTGCGGTGATACTCTGGGTAGATTCGATAAAAGATGAAATTACTCTTTGCTTTATTTCATCTCAGAATGTTAATAACTTAACATCGGAAGAATTCGCAATATTAGACTCAGATCCAGATTTTGTCAAAACGGGATTACGTATTTCTTCTAAAGTGAGAGTCACGAGAATTGCCACCTTAAATCGCCTTTTAGTGGTAAGACGCTTGGGTCAGTTAACAACTCAGCAGATACAAAAACTAAATGAAATTATGATTCAAGCATTTCAATTATTATAA
- a CDS encoding iron uptake porin, producing MQNKIALLLLSGVVTLGVVNPVLAENLNADLAAELTPENDMAQVTSVSQLSDVQPNDWAFVALQSLVERYGVIAGYADGTFQGNRAMTRYEFAAGLNAALDKINQLIASGVTDKIDQSDLETIKKLQTEFAPELTTLRSRIDTLEARSTTIASQQFSTTVALGGQAIFGVATGFGGDPPGKGEANTIFTYLAQLQLVSSFTGKDRFRAVLVSGNAANDSFGNPDAFNTNMARLAWQADYNNQVRLDSLEYRIAALGDRVVFTFKPVGFSLGSILSSNSPYADAGQGAISSFAGATPIFKIGSLDAGLGFDWLVSDEVRLQFAYGTRGSNDSSRGLLGADNSALGVQVLYKPTSSLITGLAYVNAYSRNGNLDTGTGSSNADTSGGINEPAQIHAVNASMRWQLTNQLVLGAWGGVMVTDSLKSDAVILSSTYTVSLGIYDPFGRKGDFFGFLYGLPPKLNNGTLVAAVDTGNSTHYEVFYRYLVNDHISISPGFFLVTDPGHISRNNDIFVGAIRTTFSF from the coding sequence ATGCAAAATAAAATAGCTTTATTGCTCCTATCAGGAGTAGTGACGTTAGGTGTAGTTAATCCTGTGTTAGCAGAAAATCTCAATGCAGATTTAGCAGCAGAACTAACACCTGAAAACGATATGGCACAAGTAACATCAGTATCGCAACTATCTGATGTCCAACCTAACGACTGGGCTTTTGTCGCCTTGCAATCATTAGTAGAAAGGTATGGAGTCATTGCCGGTTATGCTGATGGCACATTTCAAGGCAACCGTGCCATGACTCGCTACGAATTTGCCGCCGGCTTAAATGCCGCCTTAGATAAAATTAATCAATTAATTGCCTCTGGAGTCACAGATAAAATTGACCAATCTGACCTAGAAACAATCAAAAAACTGCAAACAGAATTTGCCCCAGAATTAACCACTTTAAGAAGTAGAATTGACACCCTAGAAGCTCGTAGTACTACCATCGCCTCCCAGCAATTTTCTACCACTGTAGCGTTAGGAGGACAAGCCATCTTTGGTGTAGCCACAGGCTTTGGTGGCGATCCTCCAGGTAAAGGAGAAGCCAACACAATTTTTACCTATTTGGCTCAATTACAACTAGTTTCCTCCTTCACAGGGAAAGACCGTTTTCGTGCCGTTCTCGTATCAGGAAATGCTGCCAACGATAGCTTTGGTAATCCCGACGCATTCAATACCAACATGGCAAGATTAGCTTGGCAAGCAGATTACAACAACCAAGTCAGATTAGATTCCCTAGAATACCGCATCGCCGCTTTAGGCGATCGCGTCGTCTTCACCTTCAAACCTGTAGGATTTAGCTTAGGCAGTATACTCAGTTCCAACTCACCCTACGCCGACGCAGGACAAGGCGCAATTTCTAGCTTCGCCGGTGCCACTCCCATCTTCAAAATCGGTAGTCTAGATGCCGGCTTAGGCTTTGACTGGTTAGTCTCTGACGAAGTACGGTTGCAATTTGCCTATGGTACAAGAGGTAGCAACGATAGCAGTCGGGGTTTATTGGGTGCAGACAATAGCGCTTTAGGAGTACAGGTTTTATACAAACCCACATCCTCATTGATCACCGGTTTAGCCTATGTCAACGCCTACTCCCGTAATGGTAACTTAGATACCGGCACAGGCAGCAGTAACGCCGACACATCAGGCGGCATTAACGAACCCGCACAAATTCATGCCGTCAACGCCAGTATGAGATGGCAATTAACTAATCAGTTAGTTCTTGGTGCTTGGGGTGGTGTCATGGTGACAGATTCTCTCAAATCAGATGCCGTCATTCTCAGCAGCACCTACACCGTCTCGTTAGGTATATATGACCCCTTCGGCAGAAAAGGAGATTTCTTTGGCTTCCTCTACGGCTTACCACCAAAACTCAACAACGGCACATTAGTTGCAGCCGTAGATACAGGCAATTCCACCCACTACGAAGTTTTCTATCGCTACTTAGTCAACGATCATATTAGTATTTCTCCCGGCTTTTTTCTCGTCACCGACCCCGGTCATATTTCCCGTAACAATGATATATTTGTCGGGGCAATTCGCACCACATTTAGTTTTTAG
- a CDS encoding FecR domain-containing protein, which translates to MRWQIWSLQRQLLVSTLLTLFWLNPALAQSEQNLTRAEVYKLSKIVELLLQNQTQRPAKLKDVVVPKDAVRTGVSSEAQLFFNDKSLIRVDQSSVFRFQPGLRRFKLPNLIAQNETIFKLDNGTALILSPPGSVGTAVETPQTQVTILASTSAPSDKLYPPAQLASAVMVIHNQERNTTQVFALTDGDIKITDQQGKKAVALRGGQTVAVKNGIVGNPQEFDLPAFYQNITLAAGLGPGQEKIIAQESPPVQETLKFVRVRTLAALKNQAQRFKGFTRTFLADALNGTEGDLNPRPTISVRIVNPQVVTGTFYKTRGNNAVFIPDNNPNSPTNISVDFDKGTVTINGNTGVSNKAGLSGNNASGSVINANGQITQIEVFAVNGEAPQDNVPYRGSLTTGIARDR; encoded by the coding sequence ATGCGGTGGCAAATTTGGTCATTACAGCGCCAGCTACTTGTTAGTACTTTGCTAACATTATTTTGGCTCAACCCAGCCTTAGCTCAATCAGAGCAGAACCTCACCCGTGCAGAAGTCTATAAACTCAGCAAAATTGTAGAATTACTATTACAAAATCAAACCCAACGTCCAGCCAAACTCAAAGATGTTGTAGTTCCCAAAGATGCAGTCAGAACAGGAGTGAGTTCTGAAGCTCAACTATTTTTTAATGATAAATCCCTGATTCGGGTAGATCAGAGTAGTGTATTTCGCTTTCAACCAGGACTGCGTCGCTTCAAATTGCCAAATCTCATTGCCCAAAATGAAACCATATTTAAATTAGACAATGGCACAGCTTTGATTTTGAGTCCGCCAGGGAGTGTAGGCACAGCAGTAGAAACACCACAAACTCAAGTCACCATCCTCGCATCAACTTCAGCCCCCAGTGATAAATTATATCCACCGGCACAATTAGCTAGTGCAGTCATGGTAATCCATAATCAAGAGCGCAACACCACACAAGTGTTTGCTCTCACAGATGGAGATATCAAAATCACAGATCAACAAGGTAAAAAAGCCGTCGCCTTACGTGGTGGTCAAACAGTAGCAGTGAAAAACGGCATAGTCGGCAATCCTCAAGAATTTGACCTGCCAGCATTTTATCAAAATATTACCCTTGCGGCCGGATTGGGGCCAGGACAAGAAAAAATAATTGCCCAAGAATCACCACCCGTACAAGAAACCCTCAAATTTGTCCGCGTACGAACATTAGCCGCCTTGAAGAATCAAGCCCAAAGATTTAAAGGATTTACCAGAACATTTCTTGCCGACGCACTCAACGGTACAGAAGGTGATTTAAACCCTCGTCCAACAATTTCCGTGAGAATTGTTAACCCCCAAGTCGTTACTGGGACTTTCTATAAAACCAGAGGTAACAACGCCGTTTTTATCCCTGACAATAATCCCAATTCGCCAACTAATATCTCAGTCGATTTTGATAAAGGGACTGTCACCATCAATGGCAATACAGGCGTATCCAATAAAGCCGGCTTGAGTGGGAATAATGCTAGTGGTTCAGTGATTAATGCCAACGGACAAATTACCCAAATAGAAGTTTTTGCCGTCAATGGAGAAGCACCACAAGATAACGTTCCCTATCGTGGTAGTTTGACAACAGGCATTGCTCGCGATCGCTAA
- the trpC gene encoding indole-3-glycerol phosphate synthase TrpC, whose amino-acid sequence MMYSSAINTARLQPIIREIVWQKKQEVTQLHQKMSLASLQRQLTAAPTVRDILTALQQNSYKPSLIAEIQKASPNHGIIRADFEPIAIAKAYERGGAACLSVVTDTTFFQGNFEMLRAIRQRVPLPILCKDFIIDPCQIYVARAAGADAILLIPAILTDRELQDFLYVIHYLGMNALVAVHTLAELDRVLQIKDIRLIGINNQNLQDLTTDISTTQNLLGARRSQLQNLGITIISESGLYKHTDLTLVAAAGINAVIVGESLLKEPDIEQAVKHFLTGDTAT is encoded by the coding sequence ATGATGTATTCCAGCGCCATCAATACAGCCCGACTGCAACCCATTATTCGAGAGATTGTCTGGCAGAAAAAGCAAGAAGTCACCCAACTACATCAAAAGATGTCCTTAGCATCTTTGCAACGTCAATTAACTGCTGCACCAACCGTGCGAGATATTTTAACAGCATTACAACAAAACTCTTACAAACCTAGCTTAATCGCCGAGATTCAAAAAGCATCTCCCAATCACGGAATTATTCGGGCAGACTTTGAACCGATAGCGATCGCCAAAGCATACGAAAGAGGTGGCGCAGCTTGTTTATCAGTCGTCACAGATACTACATTCTTTCAAGGCAATTTTGAAATGCTCCGTGCTATCCGCCAAAGAGTACCCTTACCCATATTATGTAAGGATTTTATTATTGATCCTTGCCAAATTTATGTAGCCCGTGCAGCCGGTGCAGATGCTATACTATTAATTCCCGCCATTCTCACAGACAGAGAATTGCAAGACTTCTTGTACGTGATTCATTACTTAGGGATGAATGCCTTAGTTGCAGTTCACACCTTAGCGGAACTAGACAGAGTACTGCAAATCAAAGACATCCGCTTAATTGGCATTAATAACCAAAATTTACAAGACTTAACCACCGATATTAGCACCACTCAAAACTTATTAGGCGCTAGGCGATCGCAACTACAAAACCTGGGGATCACAATCATCAGCGAATCAGGACTATACAAACACACCGATCTCACTCTCGTAGCCGCAGCAGGTATCAATGCAGTCATCGTCGGTGAATCGCTGCTCAAAGAACCAGACATCGAGCAAGCTGTAAAGCACTTCCTGACAGGCGATACAGCTACGTAA
- a CDS encoding HetP family heterocyst commitment protein, whose translation MYQQETNYNSQTVKNINTDQVEQIVKAIIAGKYSWACVLLLRFSGYNPIDYIPYRTYIRLLKNNYLNNTDKTAKSDNQEVFDLPSNWIPNKNVGLKSI comes from the coding sequence ATGTATCAGCAAGAAACAAATTACAATTCACAGACAGTTAAAAACATCAATACCGATCAAGTTGAACAAATTGTCAAAGCAATCATAGCTGGTAAATATTCTTGGGCTTGTGTTTTACTGCTGCGATTTTCTGGTTATAACCCTATAGATTACATTCCATATCGTACCTATATCCGATTACTAAAAAATAACTATCTAAATAATACAGACAAAACTGCAAAATCAGATAATCAAGAAGTATTTGATTTGCCATCAAACTGGATTCCCAATAAAAATGTCGGACTGAAATCAATTTGA
- a CDS encoding DNA-binding response regulator has protein sequence MMQESSKTILVIEDESDTRNLFLTVLEAKGFDTLAAENGFVGIQQAQKYLPDLIICDIAMPDMDGYDVLNALRQDPVTAIIPFIFLTGSHDKAAVRKGMELGADDYITKPSTIEELMKAIAIRLQKQALLKHLYASQSHQLSEAILNDAEFIFPPIPQLKEVFDYIEANYHQGITLSDVALAVGYSSAYLTNRVAKETGDTVNGWILKRRMAAARPLLKNTNKTIEQIAIALGYQNACHFSRQFRQHHGLPPKAWRKQQQSLYYDKNLKPRGGEREEGTGNRLESVLVSGILSSVYVLNYLATVIN, from the coding sequence ATGATGCAAGAATCATCGAAAACAATTCTCGTCATTGAAGATGAGAGCGATACCCGCAATCTCTTTTTAACGGTTCTGGAAGCTAAAGGTTTTGATACCCTAGCGGCTGAGAATGGTTTTGTGGGTATTCAACAGGCACAAAAATATTTACCAGACTTAATTATTTGTGATATTGCGATGCCTGATATGGATGGTTACGATGTTCTCAATGCACTACGACAAGATCCTGTAACAGCGATTATCCCCTTCATTTTTCTGACTGGTAGTCATGATAAAGCGGCTGTGCGTAAAGGTATGGAGTTGGGGGCTGATGATTATATCACTAAACCCTCTACTATAGAGGAGTTGATGAAAGCGATCGCTATCCGGTTACAAAAGCAAGCTCTACTTAAGCACTTGTATGCTAGCCAATCACATCAGCTTTCAGAAGCGATCCTTAATGATGCTGAGTTTATTTTTCCCCCAATTCCCCAACTCAAAGAAGTATTTGATTACATTGAAGCGAATTACCATCAAGGAATTACTCTGTCGGATGTGGCGCTGGCGGTTGGCTATTCATCAGCTTACCTGACTAATCGAGTTGCTAAAGAAACGGGAGATACTGTCAACGGTTGGATTCTCAAGCGTCGCATGGCAGCAGCGCGTCCTCTACTTAAGAATACCAATAAAACCATTGAGCAGATTGCGATCGCACTCGGCTATCAAAATGCTTGTCATTTCTCTCGTCAGTTTCGCCAACACCACGGCTTACCACCGAAGGCTTGGAGAAAACAGCAACAATCTCTTTACTATGACAAGAACCTCAAGCCTAGAGGAGGGGAGAGGGAAGAGGGGACAGGGAACAGGCTGGAAAGTGTGTTGGTATCGGGGATTTTATCCTCAGTTTATGTCCTAAACTACTTAGCGACAGTGATAAATTAG
- a CDS encoding DUF3082 domain-containing protein encodes MNNDPNPTQPTETTTPLRCVLGAAVAGGLGYAAYSLMIAIATNFAKKPIHSDNQLVVNLTSAVRTLVVGIVALGSGIFSLVAIGLLALGIQLLIQQWTKSQNN; translated from the coding sequence ATGAACAACGACCCAAATCCAACTCAACCAACAGAGACAACCACACCCTTACGTTGTGTGCTAGGCGCAGCAGTTGCCGGCGGACTAGGATATGCAGCATATTCATTAATGATAGCGATCGCCACAAATTTTGCCAAAAAACCCATCCATTCAGATAACCAATTAGTCGTCAATCTGACTTCTGCCGTACGTACCTTGGTAGTTGGGATAGTTGCCTTGGGAAGTGGGATATTTAGTTTAGTTGCCATTGGTTTGTTAGCTTTAGGAATACAACTGTTAATCCAGCAGTGGACAAAATCCCAAAACAACTAA
- the ispE gene encoding 4-(cytidine 5'-diphospho)-2-C-methyl-D-erythritol kinase encodes MHSYNLIAPAKINLYLEIIGDRPDGYHELVMILQSIDLADEIELHSISDEIIRVHCNHPQVPTDKTNLVYRAAELMAKKFPEALAKHGGVDITVKKHIPVAAGLAGGSTNAAAVLVGIDLLWNLGLTQIEIEELGAMLGSDVPFCVAGGTVIATGRGEQLSPLPSLDHIYIVLAKYRSLEVSTAWAYKTYRQEFGNFYIRDTDNLAARAAAVHSGAIVKAILAKDTIAIAQKLHNDLEKVVLPAYPQVLQLRELFASQPDVIGTMMSGSGPSVFALCQSQQQAEQVKLQVRQAIPDEDLELFVTQTITHGIQIIRN; translated from the coding sequence ATGCACTCTTATAATTTAATCGCCCCCGCCAAAATTAACTTATATTTAGAAATCATCGGCGATCGCCCCGATGGTTATCATGAGTTAGTGATGATATTGCAAAGTATCGACCTAGCCGACGAGATAGAATTGCATTCCATCAGTGATGAAATCATCCGCGTTCATTGCAACCACCCACAAGTACCCACAGACAAAACCAACCTCGTGTATCGCGCCGCCGAACTGATGGCGAAAAAATTTCCTGAAGCTTTAGCTAAACATGGTGGTGTGGACATAACCGTGAAAAAACATATTCCCGTTGCAGCTGGCTTGGCGGGAGGTTCAACTAACGCCGCAGCAGTTTTGGTAGGGATAGATTTACTGTGGAACTTAGGACTAACCCAAATAGAAATCGAAGAATTAGGTGCGATGCTCGGTTCCGATGTACCATTTTGTGTGGCGGGTGGTACAGTCATCGCCACAGGTAGAGGTGAACAACTTTCACCACTGCCCAGTTTAGATCATATATATATAGTATTGGCGAAATATCGTAGCTTAGAAGTTTCTACCGCCTGGGCATATAAAACTTATCGTCAGGAATTTGGTAATTTTTATATTCGAGACACAGATAATTTAGCAGCACGAGCCGCCGCAGTCCATTCAGGTGCAATCGTCAAAGCAATTTTAGCAAAAGACACTATAGCGATCGCCCAAAAATTGCACAATGATTTGGAAAAAGTAGTATTACCAGCTTATCCCCAAGTATTGCAACTCAGAGAACTATTCGCATCTCAACCAGATGTCATCGGCACTATGATGTCAGGTTCCGGGCCTTCAGTCTTCGCCCTTTGTCAATCTCAACAACAAGCAGAACAAGTTAAATTACAAGTTAGACAAGCAATTCCCGACGAAGATTTAGAATTATTTGTGACACAGACAATTACACATGGAATTCAGATAATTCGTAATTAA
- the rsmA gene encoding 16S rRNA (adenine(1518)-N(6)/adenine(1519)-N(6))-dimethyltransferase RsmA gives MVRPRKVFAQHWLKSDKALDAIAKAAGCSTNDRILEIGPGTGILTRRLLPLVQSLVAVEIDRDLCALLAKQLGKRENFLLLQGDFLTLDLPSHLGGFPNFQNPNKVVANIPYNITGPIIEKLLGTIAYPNSTPFDSIVLLIQKEVAERLYAKPGSRTFGALSVRVQYLAECELICHVPASAFEPPPKVDSAVVKLRPRQIEIPATDPKRLENLVKLGFAAKRKMLRNNLPSVIDRDRLTQLLEQLNINPQARAEDISTQQWVTLSNLLTSE, from the coding sequence ATGGTACGACCGCGCAAGGTATTTGCTCAACATTGGCTCAAAAGTGACAAGGCACTCGATGCGATCGCTAAAGCCGCAGGGTGTAGTACAAATGATCGGATTTTGGAAATCGGCCCCGGTACAGGTATTTTGACAAGGCGTTTACTACCTTTAGTACAGTCTTTAGTCGCCGTAGAAATTGATAGAGATTTATGTGCATTGTTGGCGAAACAATTAGGGAAACGAGAAAATTTCTTACTATTACAAGGAGATTTTCTGACTTTAGATTTACCATCTCATTTAGGGGGATTTCCTAACTTTCAAAATCCCAATAAAGTTGTGGCAAATATTCCTTACAATATTACCGGGCCGATTATTGAAAAACTCTTAGGAACGATCGCCTATCCTAACTCAACACCATTTGACTCAATAGTCTTACTCATCCAAAAAGAAGTAGCAGAAAGGCTATATGCTAAACCTGGGTCTAGAACCTTTGGAGCATTATCTGTCAGAGTGCAGTATTTAGCAGAGTGTGAATTAATTTGTCATGTCCCCGCCAGCGCCTTTGAACCACCACCAAAAGTAGATTCAGCAGTCGTCAAGTTGCGTCCCCGACAGATAGAAATTCCCGCAACTGACCCCAAACGATTAGAAAATTTAGTAAAGTTAGGATTCGCCGCTAAACGCAAAATGCTAAGAAATAATTTGCCATCAGTTATAGACCGCGATCGCCTGACACAATTACTGGAACAATTAAATATAAACCCCCAAGCTAGAGCTGAAGATATCAGCACCCAGCAATGGGTAACTTTAAGTAACCTACTCACAAGTGAATAA
- a CDS encoding type II toxin-antitoxin system VapC family toxin, with translation MIYLLDTNACIVYLNRPMSGVRRRLESLSPPDIAICSVVKAELFYGAKRSKNPEQTLALQSSFLNHFVSFTFDDVAATIFGIIRAELANLGTPIGPYDLQIASIAKAHNLILVTHNTREFSRVNGLQIEDWEMNY, from the coding sequence GTGATTTATTTATTGGATACCAATGCTTGCATTGTTTATCTCAATCGCCCTATGTCTGGGGTGCGACGACGTTTAGAATCTTTGTCACCACCGGATATTGCTATTTGTTCTGTTGTGAAAGCTGAACTATTTTATGGTGCTAAAAGAAGTAAGAATCCTGAACAAACTTTAGCTTTACAGTCATCGTTTCTTAATCATTTTGTCTCTTTCACTTTTGATGATGTAGCCGCGACAATTTTTGGGATAATTCGTGCTGAACTAGCAAATTTAGGTACGCCTATCGGCCCTTATGATTTACAGATTGCATCAATTGCCAAAGCACATAATTTAATCTTAGTTACACACAATACAAGAGAATTTAGTCGCGTCAATGGTTTACAGATTGAAGATTGGGAGATGAATTACTGA
- a CDS encoding type II toxin-antitoxin system ParD family antitoxin, with protein sequence MNVSLTPELEQFIQIQVESGKYASAEEVIIDALTMFATGYAEVKIKPQTPEELGWPAGFFEQTAGCLQDDPLVRYPQGEYEVRESWE encoded by the coding sequence ATGAATGTCTCCTTAACTCCAGAACTTGAACAGTTCATCCAAATTCAAGTTGAAAGCGGTAAATATGCTTCGGCTGAGGAAGTGATTATTGATGCGTTGACGATGTTTGCCACGGGTTATGCTGAGGTAAAAATCAAACCACAAACACCAGAAGAACTTGGCTGGCCTGCTGGTTTTTTTGAACAGACTGCTGGTTGTCTACAAGATGATCCTCTGGTGAGGTATCCCCAAGGTGAGTACGAAGTTCGGGAGTCATGGGAGTGA